A stretch of DNA from Pseudonocardia hierapolitana:
GGGGTGCCGGGCTGTGCCTCGCGGTTCGCGGGCGTCCGGCTCACGCTCGCGACCGGCGGCACCCAGGGCGTCTACTACAACCTGGGCAACGCGCTCGCCGACGCCTGGCAGGCGCAGCTCGATCTCGACGCCCGCCCGGCCGTGCTGTCCACGGCGGGGTCGGTGGACAACCTGGAGAGGCTCGCCTCCCGCACGGCCGACGTCGTGTTCAGCCAGGTCGACACGGCGGCCGACCAGCTCGCTCGCACCGCCGAGAACGACCCGCGGTCACCACGCACCCTCGCCCGCATCTACGACGACGTGGTGCACGTCGTGGTACCCGCGTCGGCACCGGCGACGAGCCTCGCCGACCTGCGCGGCGCGCGGGTCTCCGTCGGCGCGCCCGACTCCGGCGTGCGGGTGATCGCCGAACGGTTGCTGACCGCGGCCGGGCTCTCCCCCGCAACCGACTTCCAGGCCCTGCAGCTGGGGATCAACGAGTCGGTCGAGGCCATGGCGAGCGGTGCGATCGACGCGTTCTTCTGGGTCGGTGGCCTGCCCACGCGGGGGGTGACCACACTGTCGGAGGCGCTGCCGATCCGGCTGCTGAACCTGGAGGACCTGATCACGCCGGTGCGTGCCACGTACCCCGTGTACGCCGCGGGAACGGTGCCCGCCCAGACCTACGGCATCCCCGACCCGATCTCCACCCTGCTCGTGCGCAACTTCCTGGTCGTCAGGACGGAGATGCCTGACGACGTGGCGAACGCCCTGGTCGAAAGCCTGTTCGCCGCCCAGGAGCAGCTGGCGGCGGTGAGCCCGGCGGCACTCACGATCGACCTGCGGGCCGCGATCGGGACGCAGCCGGTGCCACTGCACCCGGGGGCGGAACGCTTCTTCCGCGGCGAGAAGGACCCCTGATCAGACCTCCGCGCGCAGGGCCGCCAGCTGGGCGACCGTGCGGTTGATCATGCCGCGGAACAGGTCCTCGCCGAAATCGTTCATCGGGGACAGGTGGCCGACCAGCTCGAGCATCACGAGCCCGTGCATCTGGGCGCGCAGCTCGTAGAACAGGGCCAGCGCACCGAGCGGCAGCGTCAGCTTGTCCGTGTCGGCCTCGGCGAGTCGCTCGGCACCCGGCTGTACCGGGATCTTCTCCAGCTGCGCCGTGGTCCACCCGTCGAAGACGACCTCGCGGAACGGCTCGGCCAGGCTCACCGCCGCACCGATCACCTCCGCGCGCGATGGCGGCTCGTACCCGGGCACCGGGGTGCCGTAGAGCAGCAGGAACGCCGGGCGGTTCGCCAGCGCCCACCGCCGGTAGGCGTTGGTGGCCGCGAACAGCCGTTCGCCCTGCGGGCGCCCGCGGGTGGCGTCCGTGGCGTCCGCGACCGCGGCGGCCAGCGCCCGGTGGCCGTCGATCACCAGCGCGGTCAGCAGCTCGTCGCGACTGTCGAAGTAGTGATAGAGCGACTGCACCGTCATCCCGACGGCCCGCGCGACGCCCCGCAGCGAGAGGCCGCCCGGCCCGCCCTCGGCCAGCTGCTCGAGGGCGGCGGCCTTGATCTCCTGCACGGTCTCGGCCCGCCGCCGCTCCCGTACCGATCCTTCAACTGACACCGACAGTTCTCCTTGACACTGTTAGGCAGCATCCCGATACTGGCACTGCTCGCACAGACTAACAGCGTCAGGCAGGAGCGGAGATGCGCACAGTTCTCGCGGATGCCCGGCGGGGGCATCCCGGCCTCTACGGGCTGACGCTCGCGATGGCGGCCCTCGCGCTCGTGACGGCGGTTCTCGCCGTGGTCGACCAGCGCGAGCTGCTCGGAGCGCCGCTCTGGTTCAAGCCCCTGAAGTTCTCGCTCTCGATCATGCTGTACGGGGCCGCCCTGGCGTGGATGCTCTCCCGGCTGCCCGGGCGGGGCATGTGGCGGGCGGGCTGGCTCATCACCGTCGGAGCCGTGCTCGAGATGGTGGTCATCGTCGGGCAGGCGGCGCGCGGTGTGCGCAGCCACTTCAACGACGACAGCGCGTTCGACGTGGCGCTCTACTCGATCATGGGCGCGACGATCGTCGTCGTCTGGCTGGCGACGGTGGCGATCGCGCTGCGGTTCCTGCGCGAACGCTCGGCCGACCGCGTGACGAGCTCGGCGGTGCGGCTCGGGCTCCTCGTCGGGCTGGCCGGCATGGCCGTCGGGTTCCTCCTCTCCGCGAACGGCGGACACGCCGTCGGTGTGCCGGACGGCGGACCAGGCCTGCCCTTCGTCGGCTGGAGCACCACCGGCGGTGACCTGCGGATCGGCCACTTCATCGGCATGCACGCCCTGCAGCTGCTGCCGCTGCTCGCCGCCGGTCTCGCCGCGCTGGATCCGGCCCGGCTCGACGAGACCGCCCGTGTCCGCGTCGTCCAGATCGTCGCGGCCGGCTACGCCGGGCTCGTCGTGCTGGTGACGTGGCAGGCGCTGCGCGGGCAGCCGCTGCTCGCGCCCGACGCGGTCACGCTCGCCGCCCTCGGCGCCCTGTTGCTCGCCACCGGCGGGGCGCTCGCGGGCGTGCTGCGCCGCTCACCCGTCCTCACCACCGTCTGAGGTAGCCGTGGATCCCCAGCTGCTGTTCACACTCACGTTCCCGCTCGCGGCGCCGTTCTGGGCGCTGATGATCCTCGCGCCCGGCTGGTCGGTCACGCGTCGGATCATCGGCTCGCCGCTGATCGTCGTGCCGCCGGTGCTCGTCTACGCCGCGCTGGTGCTCCCGCAGTTCACCACGGTGTTCGCGGCGGTGGCGTCGCCCGAACTCCCCGGCGTCGCGGCGCTGCTCGCGACGCCCGTGGGCGCCGCGGCGGGCTGGGCCCACTTCATCGCGTTCGACCTGTTCGTGGGCCGATTCATCTACCTCGACAGCCGGGAGCGCGGCATCCACGCGCTGATCGCGGCCCCGGTGCTGGTGCTGACGATCCTGCTGGGGCCGCTCGGGCTGCTCGCGCACCTGTTGCTGCGTGCCGTGCTCCCTCGCACGCGGTTGCACCGAGATGGCCTCACTGCGGCCCCGTTGCCGTAAGGCCACCTTGCTGCAACTCGGCGTCCTCGCCATCGCTTTCCTCGGGAGGCTGCGGGAACCTCGCCACCACCCGTAGCCCACCACCGGAGGGCAGCTCGAGCGCCAGCTCGCCGCCTGCAACCTCCAGTGTGCGGGCGGCGATCGCCAGTCCGAGGCCCGAACCCTCCGTGTTGCTCTGGCCCGGGCTGCGCCAGAACCGGCCGGTCGCGCGCTCGAGCTCCTCCGGGGCCATGCCGGGACCGGTGTCGCGCACGGCGATCTCCACCCGGCCGTCGACGGAGGCGGTGCGCACCGAGATCGCGCTGCCCGCCGGTGCGAACTTCACCGCGTTGTCCAGCACGGCGTCGAGGACGGTCTCGATCGCGCCGTCCGGCGCCAGCACCCGCAGGCCGGTCACCCCGCCGCGGACCAGGTCCAGGTCCATGTGCTCGGCGAGCGGACGCCACGCGTCGACGCGGTCCTCCACCCCGGCGTCGACGTCGGCCACGACGTTCGGCGCGGTGCGCTCGGCCCTCGCGAGCGTCAGCAGCCCGTCGAGCAGCGTGGACAGCCGCTCGGCCTCCTCGAGCGCGGCGGCGTGGTCCTCGGCCGCGACGGCGTCGACGTGCCCGTCGAGGTTGGACAGCCGCAGGCGCAGCGCCGTGAGCGGGTTGCGCAGCTGGTGGCTCGCGTCGGCGACGAACGCGCGCTGCGCGGCGTACGCCTGTGCCACGGTCCCGGCCATGCGGTCGAAGGAGACCGACAGCCGGCGCAGCTCCGGCGGCCCGGTCCCGTCGGCCACCGGTTCCGGGTCGGCCCCGGCCAGCACGGCGGAGGCCACCCGGCCGGTGCCCTCGTCGAGGCGCCGGACCGGACGCAGGATCCAGCGGACGATCGGCAGCGCCACGACCACCCCCATCGCCAGCGCGGCCAGACCCGCGGCCACGACCAGCGACCACACCCGCAGCTCTTCCGCGCGCAGGGCGTCGGTCGGCGAGATGGTGACGGCCACGCCCCGCACCTCGGTGTCGACCAGCACGGGCTCGGCGAGCACCAGCGGGCGCTCGTCCCACGGCAGGATCAGCGGGTAGACCTCGGAGCGGCGGTTGGCGAGCGCGAGCTCCACCCGCTCCCGCGCGTCCCCGTCGAGTATCGGCGGCGGCTGCCGGGATGTCGCCACCAGCCTGCCGTCCTCGTCCAGCACGAGAACGGCCACCCCGTAGACCTCGTCGTAGCGTTCGAGCTCGGTGCCCAGCCCCGTGGTGTCGGCCTGCGTGATGGGCCGCTCCGCGACCGAGGCGTAGAAGATCGTGTCGGTCAGGCGGTCGGTGAACATCGCGAGCTGCCGGGCCTGGGCGTAGGACAGCGCGAGCGGCACGCCGAGCCCGGCGGCGAGCAGTCCCACCAGGAACAGCACGATCACCAGCAGGCGGGCGGCCACTAGTGCGCCCCACCGGGGGTCCGGTGCGTATATCGGCGGATCCAGGTTTCCGCTGGGTGTGCCGGCGGGCCGGCCTCGTATTGGGCATACTCGGTCGGCTCGCCGGTGCGCCCAGCGGGAAGCTGGGCCGTCGAGATACGTGCGGGACCTCCGGTGGGGCGCACTTGGCTACTCCGCGCCCGAAGCGGCGGGGTTCCCGAGCCGGTATCCCACGCCGCGGACGGTCTGCACGTACTCCGGGTTGCCGAGCTTGGTGCGCAGCGTGGCCACGTGCACGTCGAGCGTGCGGTTGGCACCCGCCCACGACCGGCCCCACACCTCGGCGACGATGCGGCTGCGCGTGCACACCGCTCCTCCCGCCGTCGCGAGCAGCGCGAGCACCTGGAACTCCTTGCGCGTGAGGTTCACGGCCCGGCCGCCGACCGTCACGTCGTGTTTGTGCAGGTCGACGCGCACGGCGCCGATCTCGACGACGTCCTCGGGTCCGGTCGGCGTCGCGAGCCGGCGCCGCCGGTACACCGCGTGGACGCGGGCCACGAGCTCGCCGATGTCGTAGGGCTTCACGAGGTAGTCGTCGGCCCCGGAGTGCAGGCCGAGGATGCGGTCGTCCACCTCGCCGCGGGCCGACACGACGATCACCGGCACGTCGCTCCTCTCCCGGATCGCCCGGCACACGTCGACCCCGTCGATGTCCGGGAGGCCGAGGTCGAGCAGGACGACGTCGACGCCTCCCAGGTGGTCCGGTGCGGCCCGCCCCGTGGCCAGCCGGGTGGTGGTCATCCCGTGCCGGTGCAGGGCCGGACGCAGCGCGGCCGCGACCCGATCGTCGTCCTCGACCAGCAGGATGTGCACTACTCCCACCCTCTCCGAGACCAAGAGCGTTATAGGAGCGCAACCCTATGGGTTGCTCAAGGTGCTGGACTGGACACATCGCCGCGCCCTAGCGTCCCGCCATGCCCGGAGGCCCTGCATGACCGACACTCCCATGATCCGGATGGCGTCCGTCGACAAGCACTTCGGCGAGCTGCACGTCCTGCGTGACATCAACCTGGAGGTCGCAACCGGCCAGGTCGTCGTGGTACTCGGCCCGTCCGGCTCGGGCAAGTCCACGCTGTGCCGCACGATCAACCGGCTCGAGCCGATCGACAGCGGCACCATCGAGGTCGACGGACAGGCCCTACCCGCCGAGGGCAAGGCCCTCGCCGCGCTGCGCGCCGACGTCGGAATGGTGTTCCAGAGCTTCAACCTCTTCGCGCACAAGACGATCCTCGAGAACGTCACGCTCGCCCCGCTGAAGGTGCGCAAGTCCGCCAAGGCCACCGCCGAGAAGGACGGCATGGCACTGCTCGAACGCGTCGGCATCGCCAACCAGCGCGACAAGTACCCGGCCCAGCTCTCCGGCGGGCAGCAGCAACGCGCCGCGATCGCCCGCGCGCTCGCGATGAAGCCGAAGGTCATGCTGTTCGACGAGCCCACCTCCGCCCTCGACCCCGAGATGGTCCAGGAGGTCCTCGACGTGATGACCACCCTCGCGAAGGAGGGCATGACGATGCTCGTCGTCACCCACGAGATGGGCTTCGCCCGCCGCGCCGCCAACCGCGTCGTCTTCATGTCCGACGGCGAGATCGTCGAGGACGCGCCACCCGACACGTTCTTCTCGAACCCGACATCCGACCGCGCCAAGGACTTCCTCGGCAAGATCCTCACGCACTGATCCCCGAACGACTGGAGACGAGTTCTCATGAAGTTGCGCACCCTCGCGGTGGGCCTCATGGTCGGCGCCCTCGCCCTCACCGCCTGCGGGCGCGAGGGCAGCCCGACCACCCCTGCGGCACCCGGCGGCGAGACCGCCCCCGAGGTCAGCTACCCGGTCGCCACCGGCGTCTCACTGCCCGACTCGCCGACCTTCGCCAAGATCCAGCAGCGGGGCCGGATCGTCGCCGGCGTCCGTGACGACCAGCCGGGCCTCGGCTTCCGCGATGCGACCACGGGCGAGTACGCCGGGTTCGACGTCGAGATCGCTCGCATGATCGCTGCGGGGCTGGGCTACGGCGAGGACCAGATCGACTACGTCGTCGTCCCGTCGGCCGCGCGCGAGGACACCATCGAGCGCGGCGACATCGACTACATGGTCGGGACGTACACCATCAACGACACCCGCAAGCAGCGCGTGTCGTTCGCCGGCCCGTACTACGTCGCCGGGCAGAGCGTCCTCGTGGCGGCCGACAACACCACGATCACGGGCAAGGACACCCTGCAGGGCCAGCGGGTGTGCTCGGTCACCGGGTCGACCCCGATCCAGCGGGTGCGCGACCAGGGCCTGACGGACCAGATCGTCGAGTTCCAGACCTACAGCCAGTGCGTGGACCAGCTGCTGGCGGGTCAGGTCGACGCGGTCACCACGGACGACGCGATCCTCGCGGGCTTCGCCTCGCAGCGACCCGACGAGCTCAAGGTCGTCGGCGAGCCGTTCTCCCAGGAGCCCTACGGCATCGGCCTCAACCGCGACGACTCGGCGCTGCGCAACAAGATCAACGACATCCTGCAGGCGTCCTACGACGACGGGACGTGGCAGAAGGCCTACGACTCGACGCTCGGGCTGTCCGGCACGACGGCCTCGCCGCCGGAGCTGCAGCGCTACTGATCGGATCGCCCGGGGCGGGCAGCGGTGACCGCCCGCCCCGGGTCTCCACCGTGGGCGTGATCGACGCCGTATCCCGCCCGTCCAGGAACGGAGACCCGTGAACGTCCTGCTCGACAACCTCCCGCTGTACCTGGAGGCGTTCTTCTTCGGAACGATCAGGCTCTTCGTGATCTCGGCGATCGGGTCTCTCGTGCTCGGCACGGTCCTGGCGGCGATGCGCGTGAGCCCGATGCCGGTGCTGCGCGTCTTCGGTGCGATGTACGTCAACATCGTCCGCAACACACCGCTGACGCTGGTCTTCTTCTTCTTCGCGTTCGCCTACCCGCGCCTCGACCTCATCGACGTCTCCTACTTCGTCGCCGCCTGCGCCGCGCTGATCGTCTACACCGCGGCGTTCGTCTGCGAGGTGATCCGGTCCGGGGTCAACACGGTGCCGGTCGGGCAGGCCGAGGCCGCCCGCGCGCTCGGCTTCACCTTCGCCCAGATCCTCGGGCAGATCGTGATGCCCCAGGCGTTCCGCGCGGTCGTGCCGCCGCTGACCAGCATCATGATCGCCCTGCTGAAGAACACGACGATCGCGGCCGGATTCTCGGTCTTCGAGGCCGGCGGGATCTACCAGAACCTCTCCGAGCGCGGGTACGACGTGCTCGTCGGCCTGCTGTGGGTGGCGCTGTTCTTCCTGATCCTCGTCCTCCCACTGACCGGGCTGCAGCGCACCCTCGAGAAGCGATGGCGGGTCGCCGCGTGATCCGTCCCCAGCCGTCCTGGAGCACGTCGTGACCGCAGTCCTCTACGACATCCCGGGCCCTCGCGCCCGCGTCCGCAACAACATCCTCGGCGTCGTCGGCACGCTGGTCGTTCTCGGCGTCGTCGGATTCGTGGTCCTCCGTCTCATCCAGACCGGGCAGTTCGCGCCCCGGCGGTGGGAGTGGATCACCTACATCAACATCCAGTACCTGCTGCTCGACGCGCTGTGGAACACGCTGCGGGCGTTCCTGCTCGCCGCGGTGCTCTCGCTGGTGTTCGGCGCGATCTTCGCGGCCGGCAGGCTCTCGGACCACAGGTGGGTCAGCGGCCCGGCCACGGCGGTCGTCGAGTTCTTCCGCGCCGTCCCGCTGCTGGTGCTGATCTTCATCCTGTACTACGGGGTCTCCCGGAGCCTCGGCATCACCATCTCCGCCTACTGGGCCGTGGTGCTCGGCCTGATGCTCTACAACGGCTCGGTGCTCGCCGAGGTCTTCCGGGCAGGCGTGCTGGCGCAACCGAAGGGCCAGAGCGAGGCCGCCTACGCGTTGGGCATGCGCAAGACCCAGGTGATGACCAACGTTCTGCTCCCGCAGGCGCTGCGCGCGATGCTCCCGACGATCATCGCCCAGCTCGTGGTGGTGCTGAAGGACACCGCACTCGGCTTCATCATCCTGTACCCCGAGCTGCTCTACCAGGCCCGTTTCCTGGGCAACCAGGGCCAGCTGGGCGGTCCGATCCTGCAGGTCGGGATCGTCATCGCGGTCATCTACATCACGATGTGCCTGCTGCTGTCGGCACTGGCCAACTGGCTGGAGAAGCGCACTCGGCGCAGTCCCCGGGCCGTGGTGAAAGCACCCGCTCCCCCCGACGCCGGGCCGGGCACCGGAGCGAGCTGACGGCGGCGCCCGGAGGCGGGCGCCGCCTCCGCTACGACCCGA
This window harbors:
- a CDS encoding TAXI family TRAP transporter solute-binding subunit — protein: MVDRRTVLRGLLSGAAALGLLGVPGCASRFAGVRLTLATGGTQGVYYNLGNALADAWQAQLDLDARPAVLSTAGSVDNLERLASRTADVVFSQVDTAADQLARTAENDPRSPRTLARIYDDVVHVVVPASAPATSLADLRGARVSVGAPDSGVRVIAERLLTAAGLSPATDFQALQLGINESVEAMASGAIDAFFWVGGLPTRGVTTLSEALPIRLLNLEDLITPVRATYPVYAAGTVPAQTYGIPDPISTLLVRNFLVVRTEMPDDVANALVESLFAAQEQLAAVSPAALTIDLRAAIGTQPVPLHPGAERFFRGEKDP
- a CDS encoding glutamate ABC transporter substrate-binding protein translates to MKLRTLAVGLMVGALALTACGREGSPTTPAAPGGETAPEVSYPVATGVSLPDSPTFAKIQQRGRIVAGVRDDQPGLGFRDATTGEYAGFDVEIARMIAAGLGYGEDQIDYVVVPSAAREDTIERGDIDYMVGTYTINDTRKQRVSFAGPYYVAGQSVLVAADNTTITGKDTLQGQRVCSVTGSTPIQRVRDQGLTDQIVEFQTYSQCVDQLLAGQVDAVTTDDAILAGFASQRPDELKVVGEPFSQEPYGIGLNRDDSALRNKINDILQASYDDGTWQKAYDSTLGLSGTTASPPELQRY
- a CDS encoding sensor histidine kinase, translating into MAARLLVIVLFLVGLLAAGLGVPLALSYAQARQLAMFTDRLTDTIFYASVAERPITQADTTGLGTELERYDEVYGVAVLVLDEDGRLVATSRQPPPILDGDARERVELALANRRSEVYPLILPWDERPLVLAEPVLVDTEVRGVAVTISPTDALRAEELRVWSLVVAAGLAALAMGVVVALPIVRWILRPVRRLDEGTGRVASAVLAGADPEPVADGTGPPELRRLSVSFDRMAGTVAQAYAAQRAFVADASHQLRNPLTALRLRLSNLDGHVDAVAAEDHAAALEEAERLSTLLDGLLTLARAERTAPNVVADVDAGVEDRVDAWRPLAEHMDLDLVRGGVTGLRVLAPDGAIETVLDAVLDNAVKFAPAGSAISVRTASVDGRVEIAVRDTGPGMAPEELERATGRFWRSPGQSNTEGSGLGLAIAARTLEVAGGELALELPSGGGLRVVARFPQPPEESDGEDAELQQGGLTATGPQ
- a CDS encoding response regulator transcription factor, whose translation is MHILLVEDDDRVAAALRPALHRHGMTTTRLATGRAAPDHLGGVDVVLLDLGLPDIDGVDVCRAIRERSDVPVIVVSARGEVDDRILGLHSGADDYLVKPYDIGELVARVHAVYRRRRLATPTGPEDVVEIGAVRVDLHKHDVTVGGRAVNLTRKEFQVLALLATAGGAVCTRSRIVAEVWGRSWAGANRTLDVHVATLRTKLGNPEYVQTVRGVGYRLGNPAASGAE
- a CDS encoding TetR/AcrR family transcriptional regulator: MSVEGSVRERRRAETVQEIKAAALEQLAEGGPGGLSLRGVARAVGMTVQSLYHYFDSRDELLTALVIDGHRALAAAVADATDATRGRPQGERLFAATNAYRRWALANRPAFLLLYGTPVPGYEPPSRAEVIGAAVSLAEPFREVVFDGWTTAQLEKIPVQPGAERLAEADTDKLTLPLGALALFYELRAQMHGLVMLELVGHLSPMNDFGEDLFRGMINRTVAQLAALRAEV
- a CDS encoding amino acid ABC transporter permease, yielding MTAVLYDIPGPRARVRNNILGVVGTLVVLGVVGFVVLRLIQTGQFAPRRWEWITYINIQYLLLDALWNTLRAFLLAAVLSLVFGAIFAAGRLSDHRWVSGPATAVVEFFRAVPLLVLIFILYYGVSRSLGITISAYWAVVLGLMLYNGSVLAEVFRAGVLAQPKGQSEAAYALGMRKTQVMTNVLLPQALRAMLPTIIAQLVVVLKDTALGFIILYPELLYQARFLGNQGQLGGPILQVGIVIAVIYITMCLLLSALANWLEKRTRRSPRAVVKAPAPPDAGPGTGAS
- a CDS encoding amino acid ABC transporter ATP-binding protein; this translates as MIRMASVDKHFGELHVLRDINLEVATGQVVVVLGPSGSGKSTLCRTINRLEPIDSGTIEVDGQALPAEGKALAALRADVGMVFQSFNLFAHKTILENVTLAPLKVRKSAKATAEKDGMALLERVGIANQRDKYPAQLSGGQQQRAAIARALAMKPKVMLFDEPTSALDPEMVQEVLDVMTTLAKEGMTMLVVTHEMGFARRAANRVVFMSDGEIVEDAPPDTFFSNPTSDRAKDFLGKILTH
- a CDS encoding ABA4-like family protein; the encoded protein is MDPQLLFTLTFPLAAPFWALMILAPGWSVTRRIIGSPLIVVPPVLVYAALVLPQFTTVFAAVASPELPGVAALLATPVGAAAGWAHFIAFDLFVGRFIYLDSRERGIHALIAAPVLVLTILLGPLGLLAHLLLRAVLPRTRLHRDGLTAAPLP
- a CDS encoding amino acid ABC transporter permease, producing the protein MNVLLDNLPLYLEAFFFGTIRLFVISAIGSLVLGTVLAAMRVSPMPVLRVFGAMYVNIVRNTPLTLVFFFFAFAYPRLDLIDVSYFVAACAALIVYTAAFVCEVIRSGVNTVPVGQAEAARALGFTFAQILGQIVMPQAFRAVVPPLTSIMIALLKNTTIAAGFSVFEAGGIYQNLSERGYDVLVGLLWVALFFLILVLPLTGLQRTLEKRWRVAA